The DNA sequence TTCTGCAAGCTGTACGCCATGCCGATGCACCGGTTCTTCGGAGGCGCATTGGCCGAGGTCGAGACCGACGTCACGATCCCGATCACGACGCCTGAGCGCGCGCGCGAGCTTGCGGAGAAAGCCTCCGCCGAGGGGTTTAGCAGTCTGAAGGTGAAGGTCGGCTCCGCCGATATAGAGGAGGACATCGCCCGCATCCGCGCGATGAGCGAAGGCGCTCCGGACTGCGCCATCCGCGCCGACGCGAACCAGGGCTTCGTGCCGACCGCGGCGGTCGGTTTCGTGCATGCTCTGCTGGACGCGGGGGTCAAGCTCGATATGCTCGAGCAGCCGGTGGACTACAAGGATTTTGACGGCCTTCGGTACGTTACTCAACACACCTCGATCCCGGTCATCGCCGACGAGAGCGTCCAGACTCCCGGCGACGCGATAAAGCTGGTGGAACTCGATGCCGTGGACGGCATGAACATCAAGCTGATGAAATCGGGCGTATCGGGCGCTCTGGACATCATCTCCATCTGCCGCGCGGCCCGAAAGGAACTGATGCTGGGCTGTATGATCGAGTCGGCATATGGCTTCTCGGCGGCGATACACCTAGCTGCCGGGACAGGCGTCTTCACCAGGCTCGATCTTGACGCGCACCTTCTCCTGGCCGAGCAGCCGGGTACATCCGGACTGTTCGAGGCCGACGGTTCGACTCTGCGTCCCATGGGATGATGATCGCCGCCTCTCGCAGCTTGACAAGGCCGAGCACGTTTCTGTATACTTCTTCGGGCATGGAGAACCTGGCCGCATCTTGCCCCAGCCCTGCGTGGCTCGTGCGTCCCGAAACTCGGACATGATGAATCCGGTTCGCTCCGGCGAATCACTGAGGATCTGCTCGGAATGCGTGGATTCGTCGTTGGGGCAGGCCGACCGGACGGGAGGACCGATTCTTGGACAAGATTTACATCTCGGGCGGACAGAGACTTGACGGCGAGGTCAAGGTCAACGGAAGCAAGAACGGCACCCTGGCGATCATGGCCGGCGCACTGCTGGCAAAAGGCTCCATTACCCTCACGAACGTTCCTCGCATCGGCGACATACTCACCATGGTCGAGATGCTCCGTCAACTCGGAGCCCGTACGAGAATGGACGGCGACACCGTCGAGATAGACGCTACCGAGATCCACACGAATGAAGCCCCCTACGAGCTTGTCAAGAAGATGCGCGCGTCATTCTGTGTCGCCGGGCCTCTTCTAGCCCGTACCGGCTCCGCGAAGGTTCCAATGCCCGGCGGATGCGACATCGGCGCTAGACCGGTCGATTTCCACGTCAAGGGCCTTCAGGCGCTTGGGGCCGAGATCTCCATCGAGCACGGCTACGTCACGGTCCAGGCCGACAAACTGCGCGGCTGCGAGATCTATCTCGACTTTCCCAGCGCTG is a window from the Armatimonadota bacterium genome containing:
- a CDS encoding dipeptide epimerase, which gives rise to MIEIVEIAASVHDLPLKEPFETAKGRKTSSPAVVMEMRLSNGMSAFGAATPVQYVTGEDTGSVLSAVDFCKDDLAGMDPRSYRSIFELLERALPDDRSARAGLEIAALDAFCKLYAMPMHRFFGGALAEVETDVTIPITTPERARELAEKASAEGFSSLKVKVGSADIEEDIARIRAMSEGAPDCAIRADANQGFVPTAAVGFVHALLDAGVKLDMLEQPVDYKDFDGLRYVTQHTSIPVIADESVQTPGDAIKLVELDAVDGMNIKLMKSGVSGALDIISICRAARKELMLGCMIESAYGFSAAIHLAAGTGVFTRLDLDAHLLLAEQPGTSGLFEADGSTLRPMG